In Ptychodera flava strain L36383 chromosome 17, AS_Pfla_20210202, whole genome shotgun sequence, one genomic interval encodes:
- the LOC139115646 gene encoding uncharacterized protein gives MATPGVDTQADIITKHKIVLYSKLKTSYHAQDKVQQLLEEILLEDHYMVECVIEKYNEKPVYSDAMRFAATTAIVVLDARQTRVLITPVDGRRDKTVDLWDELDSLNCNLTEPKGSILLVIYGDKFSTTLEKTKLMADKWLNVWLHSDPIANNFAQRGRCLTLWDKFNKQQRGRLMQFLREQPVLPNARQNVNTLVFGDPRSNSVLNPHLKEHPLLNYVSEKSLTPARLHEVRHGIPSYKQGRADDPEYCFTSLHCDLDPINVCREGFDFRKDFPLTARNFKEWGIANMDVGCFPHLQMLVGQSPLHIPDIDNVVLVCHCERCFFGICKNTDLITRELKKALGEVQILLKGEVIPVPPKDTPMSQEIVDKVRLLVRNLASKDHGVLFEHRETKIEREKPECVLKLLVWYACQTSIGRESGLQVAYASYLRSFSPWEWLSSVWNYLTDKASSYWRRRSDGSKQDELRRPLLEGESSIIDI, from the exons ATGGCGACTCCTGGAGTGGACACGCAAGCGGATATAATAACAAAACATAAAATCGTCTTGTACTCCAAACTCAAGACATCTTATCATGCTCAGGACAAGGTCCAGCAACTTctagaagaaattttacttgaggATCACTATATGGTAGAGTGCGTCATCGAGAAATATAATGAGAAACCAGTGTACAGTGACGCTATGCGGTTCGCTGCCACTACGGCGATTGTTGTTTTGGACGCCAGACAAACCCGTGTTTTAATTACTCCTGTAGATGGTCGTCGAGATAAGACCGTCGATCTCTGGGACGAGCTCGATTCACTGAACTGCAATTTAACCGAACCGAAAG GGTCCATTCTGCTGGTTATTTATGGAGACAAATTCTCAACAACCCTGGAAAAGACAAAACTAATGGCCGACAAGTGGCTTAATGTTTGGTTACACAGTGACCCCATCGCCAACAACTTTGCGCAGCGTGGCAGGTGCCTTACCTTGTGGGACAAATTCAACAAGCAACAGAGAGGGCGCCTCATGCAGTTTCTGCGCGAACAGCCAGTCCTGCCGAATGCACGCCAGAACGTGAATACCCTCGTATTTGGAGACCCTAGGTCGAACAGCGTCCTCAACCCACACCTTAAGGAGCACCCCTTACTGAATTACGTGTCCGAAAAGTCGTTGACACCGGCTCGGCTTCACGAGGTACGACACGGCATTCCCAGTTACAAGCAAGGTCGTGCAGACGATCCCGAGTACTGTTTCACAAGCTTGCACTGTGACCTTGACCCAATCAACGTTTGCAGAGAGGGTTTCGATTTCAGGAAAGACTTTCCACTGACTGCAAGAAACTTCAAAGAATGGGGAATTGCAAACATGGATGTGGGGTGTTTTCCCCACCTTCAGATGCTAGTCGGCCAATCGCCACTGCATATTCCGGACATCGATAATGTTGTGCTGGTCTGTCACTGTGAACGATGCTTTTTTGGCATTTGCAAGAACACAGATCTAATCACCAGAGAGCTGAAGAAAGCACTAG GCGAGGTTCAAATACTTTTGAAAGGAGAAGTTATACCTGTCCCACCGAAAGACACCCCGATGTCCCAAGAGATCGTCGATAAAGTGAGACTGCTAGTTAGGAATTTGGCAAGCAAGGACCACGGGGTTTTGTTTGAACACAGGGAAACCAAAATTGAGCGCGAAAAACCAGAGTGCGTTCTCAAGCTGCTGGTGTGGTATGCCTGTCAGACATCCATCGGCCGTGAGAGTGGACTTCAAGTGGCTTATGCCAGCTATCTCAGATCCTTCTCTCCCTGGGAATGGCTTTCATCTGTGTGGAACTATCTCACCGACAAAGCATCGTCTTATTGGCGTCGGCGTTCTGACGGTAGCAAGCAAGACGAACTCAGACGGCCACTTCTCGAAGGCGAAAGTTCCATAATCGATATCTGA